The genomic stretch TGTTGAGCGTTCGTTGATTTACGCATACAGAGATAGGAAAAAAAGAAAAGGCGATTTTAGAAAACTCTGGATAACGAGGATTAATGCTGCGGTCAGGCCTTATGGTATAAATTATTCATCATTTATACATCTTCTCAATAAAAACAATGTTAAGTTAGACCGTAAAATATTGGCAGATCTGGCAGTAACAGATCCTGCTGCCTTTTCTAAAATTGTCTCAGCAGTAAAATAATGGACCGGGATTTTTTATATGACAGGGAATAATTTTCTACATAAAATTGATCAGCTTAAAAATGAAATAGAAAGTGCAAAAGGTCAGATAAAAAATTTGTCTGACCTTGAAACTTTTCGAGTTAAATATGCGGGAAGAAAGGGAGCGATATCTTCACTCTTTAAAGAGATTGGCAAGCTTAGTGCTGAAGAGCGAGGCAAAGCCGGCCAAAATATCAATAAATTAAAGGCTCATGTCAATCAATTTATTGAAGGCCATCGATTTTCAGGAAGTTCGGAAACAGAAGAAAAATCTTTTTTTGATGCAACTCTTCCCGGCGACCCTGTGAGAATCGGAAGTATTCATCCGATTAATATTGTATTGCGAAATATTAAAGATATTTTCCAAAAAATGGGTTTTTCTGTTGTGCAGGGGCCTGAAGTTGAATCGGAATATTATAATTTTGAGGCGTTAAATATCCCGGAAGGCCATCCTGCGCGAGATATGCAGGACACACTTTTTGTTGATGATTCTTCTGTTCTTCGGACACATACTTCGCCTGTCCAGATACGGACAATGGAAAAACAACAGCCTCCGGTAAGAATTATTTCTCCCGGAAAATGCTACAGGCGC from bacterium encodes the following:
- the rplT gene encoding 50S ribosomal protein L20, whose product is MPRAKNAVASRKRRKKILKAAKGYRGGKSRLLKTAKEAVERSLIYAYRDRKKRKGDFRKLWITRINAAVRPYGINYSSFIHLLNKNNVKLDRKILADLAVTDPAAFSKIVSAVK
- the pheS gene encoding phenylalanine--tRNA ligase subunit alpha, whose product is MTGNNFLHKIDQLKNEIESAKGQIKNLSDLETFRVKYAGRKGAISSLFKEIGKLSAEERGKAGQNINKLKAHVNQFIEGHRFSGSSETEEKSFFDATLPGDPVRIGSIHPINIVLRNIKDIFQKMGFSVVQGPEVESEYYNFEALNIPEGHPARDMQDTLFVDDSSVLRTHTSPVQIRTMEKQQPPVRIISPGKCYRRDTPDASHSPVFHQVEGLCVDENITFADLKGIILNFAKQMFGSNMKIRFRPSYFPFVEPGAEYDFTCLICGGKGCPVCKNTGWVEISGAGMVNPEVFKYVNYDPERYTGFAFGMGVERIAMLLYGVSDIRLFYENDVRFLRQF